Proteins encoded in a region of the Flavobacteriaceae bacterium HL-DH10 genome:
- a CDS encoding response regulator — MKKILIIEDNEDVRENTAEILKLSNYSVNTAENGKIGIKKAKQWLPDVIICDIMMPEFDGYEVLQNLNKNSKTASIPFIFLTSKSDKTDVRKGMNLGADDYLTKPFSENELLEAIECRLKKHDFLKQQFAQTIEGVSQFIEAASNYLDLDHLSRDYSPQKYNKRDVLYREGNKANSLYYIKSGAVKTFKTTEKGKEFVTGLCSAGHFVGQLSLLSDHGSYIESAAILEDAELYEIPKSDFINLIHSNKDIANKFVSLISNNLVDVQEQMVNVAYATVRQRVAKALLDIHNKHILCNNEHYGISIAREDFAGLIGTATETAIRMLTEFKDQGFITIGNARKIIIEDKEALEDIALFG; from the coding sequence ATGAAAAAAATACTAATTATAGAGGACAATGAAGATGTTCGCGAAAATACAGCCGAAATACTCAAGCTTTCAAATTATAGTGTAAATACTGCTGAAAATGGTAAAATTGGAATTAAAAAAGCAAAACAATGGCTTCCAGATGTTATTATATGTGATATTATGATGCCAGAATTTGATGGTTATGAAGTATTACAAAATTTAAACAAAAACAGTAAAACAGCAAGTATTCCTTTTATATTTCTTACTTCAAAATCAGATAAAACAGATGTTAGAAAGGGGATGAATTTAGGTGCAGATGATTATTTAACCAAACCTTTTAGCGAAAATGAATTACTAGAAGCTATAGAATGCCGACTGAAAAAACACGATTTTTTAAAACAGCAATTTGCACAAACCATTGAAGGTGTTTCTCAATTTATTGAAGCAGCTTCAAACTATTTGGATTTAGACCATTTATCCAGAGATTATTCGCCACAAAAATATAATAAAAGAGATGTGCTCTATAGGGAAGGCAACAAGGCTAATTCACTGTATTATATAAAAAGTGGTGCTGTGAAGACTTTTAAAACTACCGAAAAAGGAAAAGAATTTGTAACAGGCTTGTGTAGTGCTGGTCATTTTGTGGGGCAGTTATCGTTGTTATCAGATCATGGAAGCTATATAGAATCTGCGGCAATACTTGAAGATGCAGAACTTTACGAAATACCTAAATCAGATTTTATAAACCTGATACATTCTAATAAAGATATTGCTAATAAGTTTGTGAGCTTAATTTCTAATAATTTGGTAGATGTGCAAGAACAGATGGTAAATGTGGCTTATGCAACGGTAAGACAACGTGTAGCAAAAGCATTATTAGATATACATAACAAGCATATTTTATGTAATAACGAACATTATGGTATAAGTATAGCTAGAGAGGATTTTGCAGGTCTTATTGGAACTGCTACAGAAACAGCCATACGTATGCTAACCGAATTTAAAGACCAAGGCTTCATAACTATTGGTAATGCCAGAAAAATAATAATAGAAGACAAAGAAGCCCTTGAAGATATAGCACTATTTGGGTGA
- a CDS encoding PAS domain S-box protein: protein MIDNLQNEGLFQNIFQSTTEGILVVNNNGTILMANPACKNLFDCDSDALLGRNIKTLIAKKYRKQLKDQLINIEKTAFNISMDVVGIKNNGTDFSLEIRLNSTVVNGKKGSIAFLKDTSNLTENLLKIQQTNKFLIESNRKFDALINNLRGIVFRCKNDRDLTMEYISEGCEQITGYHAEAFLNGTVHFSHIIFQEDHKQVWNDTQKAIKNKKPFTINFRIRDKNGKVKYLQELGQGVFDKNGNLEAIEGFMLDVTLQKETEFIIKAGEAKIKALLEAIPDMIIIQDYNGNYLDFYAPQNQKLTPVEGIIGKNMADVLPPSTYKKIKKAQEKTIATKQMQLIEYKIKTKRKTNYYEARIVPLNNHSILSIVRNITEAKGQEASLKIRNKALASADNGILISDAIQPNTPIIYCNTAFEKITGYKKEEVYGKNCNFLQGDDRNQNEIGIMKNAIANGESCKVILRNYKKDGTLFWNEVAITPIHNQNKELTHFIGVQNDVSDRIKGEHLKNKIRDILELITHDKSLQIIANSIVETVEAYIEDSMVSILLLNKEAKTLHKLAAPHLPETFSNFIDGVAINPKVVSYETNTAFLNKKGIVSNIACHDLWEGYKTIALNNGIKSCWSFPILSALNQVLGVFVIYSKNKKSPSEKEREIVLDMTYLCSVAIEKHYNINALKQSKNQLEKYAGILEDKVQERTQEVMATVQKLVKTNLNLEDQILITEEAEKNALKSKALTTAIAKNFPKGFIVVVNNDLELVLAEGEALEQLGLKPFVFESMTLDDILIFSEERKTIIKEDISKTLSGKHLSFEIEYKNRYFSVNTAPLFDENNQITNALMVYNDISEQKEIEFSIQKALNKEKELNELKSRFVSMASHEFRTPLSAIQTSAILIGKLNELGLEEKRKKYVLRIEKNVNHLVTILNDFLSLSKLEEGKIRVLKEDFDIVYFTKTIIEENKIGLKKGHKICFSTTIKSLFVHLDIKLLRHIIINLLSNASKYSEGNTTIGFNIVHNQDKVLIQITDQGIGIPEEEQGRLFERFFRAKNANNIEGTGLGLNIAKHYTELMGGTIGYKSRLNVGTTFWIELPIENRIMRFPFIEKQKVKFFNEKNI from the coding sequence ATGATAGATAATCTGCAAAATGAAGGTCTTTTCCAAAATATATTTCAATCTACTACGGAGGGTATTTTGGTAGTTAATAACAATGGTACTATTTTAATGGCAAACCCTGCTTGTAAAAACCTGTTTGATTGCGATTCTGATGCCTTATTAGGCAGAAATATTAAGACTCTTATTGCGAAAAAATATAGAAAACAGCTTAAAGATCAGCTAATAAATATAGAAAAGACAGCTTTTAATATAAGCATGGATGTCGTTGGTATTAAAAATAATGGAACTGATTTTAGTTTAGAGATTAGGTTGAATTCTACAGTAGTTAATGGCAAAAAAGGAAGTATTGCTTTTCTAAAAGACACAAGTAATCTTACTGAAAATTTACTGAAAATTCAGCAAACAAATAAATTCCTTATAGAAAGTAACCGGAAATTTGATGCCTTAATCAATAATCTTCGAGGTATTGTATTTCGTTGTAAAAATGATAGGGATTTAACGATGGAATACATTAGCGAAGGTTGCGAACAGATTACAGGTTATCATGCTGAAGCGTTTTTAAATGGGACTGTTCATTTCTCGCACATCATTTTTCAAGAAGATCATAAACAAGTTTGGAACGATACTCAAAAGGCAATCAAAAACAAAAAGCCCTTTACGATAAACTTTCGTATTAGAGACAAGAACGGAAAGGTTAAATATCTGCAAGAGCTTGGACAAGGTGTATTTGATAAAAATGGAAATTTAGAAGCGATAGAGGGTTTTATGTTAGATGTTACTTTGCAAAAAGAAACGGAGTTCATTATAAAAGCTGGTGAAGCTAAGATTAAGGCATTATTAGAAGCCATACCAGATATGATAATTATTCAAGATTATAATGGTAATTATCTTGATTTTTATGCACCACAAAATCAAAAGCTAACACCAGTAGAAGGTATTATAGGTAAAAACATGGCAGATGTATTACCACCATCAACGTACAAAAAAATAAAAAAAGCACAAGAAAAAACTATTGCAACTAAGCAAATGCAATTGATAGAATACAAAATAAAAACAAAGCGTAAAACAAATTATTATGAAGCCCGAATTGTACCGTTAAATAATCATAGTATTCTTTCTATTGTTAGGAATATTACCGAAGCTAAAGGTCAAGAAGCTTCGCTAAAAATTAGAAATAAAGCATTAGCATCTGCAGATAACGGTATTTTAATTTCAGATGCAATACAACCAAATACGCCTATTATTTATTGTAATACCGCATTCGAGAAAATAACGGGTTATAAAAAAGAAGAAGTTTATGGTAAAAATTGTAATTTCTTGCAGGGTGATGATCGTAATCAAAACGAAATTGGCATTATGAAAAACGCCATTGCAAATGGAGAATCTTGCAAAGTCATACTACGAAATTATAAAAAAGATGGGACACTATTTTGGAATGAAGTAGCCATTACACCTATACACAACCAAAACAAGGAATTAACTCATTTTATTGGTGTTCAAAATGATGTGTCTGATAGAATAAAAGGAGAACACCTTAAAAATAAAATTAGAGATATATTAGAGTTAATAACCCATGATAAATCTTTACAAATCATAGCTAATAGTATTGTAGAAACTGTTGAAGCATATATTGAGGATAGCATGGTTTCTATACTATTACTAAATAAAGAAGCTAAAACCTTACATAAATTAGCGGCACCACATTTACCTGAAACATTTAGTAATTTTATTGATGGTGTTGCTATTAATCCAAAAGTAGTGTCATATGAAACTAATACTGCGTTTTTAAATAAAAAAGGCATTGTTTCTAATATTGCATGTCATGATCTTTGGGAAGGTTATAAAACAATAGCTTTAAATAATGGTATAAAGTCTTGCTGGTCATTTCCTATTTTATCTGCATTAAATCAAGTTTTAGGTGTTTTTGTTATCTATAGTAAAAACAAAAAAAGTCCATCAGAGAAAGAACGAGAGATAGTTTTAGATATGACATATTTGTGTAGTGTGGCCATAGAAAAACATTACAATATTAATGCATTAAAGCAAAGTAAAAACCAATTAGAGAAATATGCAGGAATATTAGAAGATAAAGTACAAGAGCGAACTCAAGAAGTGATGGCTACAGTTCAGAAATTGGTAAAAACTAATTTAAATCTTGAAGACCAAATACTAATAACCGAAGAAGCTGAGAAAAATGCTTTAAAAAGCAAAGCACTAACTACTGCAATTGCAAAAAATTTCCCTAAAGGTTTTATTGTTGTTGTAAATAATGATTTAGAATTGGTTTTAGCTGAAGGTGAAGCGTTAGAACAACTAGGTTTAAAACCATTTGTTTTTGAATCTATGACTCTAGATGATATTCTAATTTTTTCTGAAGAACGAAAAACAATAATAAAAGAAGACATATCTAAAACACTTTCTGGAAAGCATCTCTCTTTTGAAATTGAATATAAAAATAGATATTTCTCTGTAAACACTGCGCCTTTGTTTGATGAAAACAATCAAATAACTAATGCATTAATGGTCTATAATGATATTTCAGAGCAAAAAGAAATTGAGTTTAGTATTCAGAAGGCCTTAAATAAAGAAAAAGAATTAAATGAATTAAAGTCCCGTTTTGTATCCATGGCATCTCATGAATTTAGAACACCGTTAAGTGCTATACAGACATCTGCCATTTTAATAGGCAAGTTAAATGAATTAGGATTAGAAGAGAAACGTAAAAAATATGTATTACGTATTGAAAAGAATGTAAATCACCTCGTAACGATTTTGAACGATTTTCTCTCACTAAGCAAACTAGAAGAAGGTAAAATAAGAGTCCTAAAAGAAGATTTTGATATTGTTTATTTTACTAAAACCATAATTGAGGAAAATAAAATTGGTTTAAAAAAAGGTCATAAAATTTGTTTTAGCACAACAATTAAGTCTCTTTTTGTGCATTTAGATATTAAATTATTACGTCATATAATTATCAATCTTTTATCTAACGCATCAAAATATTCTGAGGGAAATACTACCATAGGCTTTAATATAGTTCACAATCAAGATAAAGTATTAATACAAATTACAGACCAAGGTATTGGCATTCCCGAAGAAGAACAAGGGCGATTATTTGAACGCTTCTTTAGAGCGAAAAATGCTAATAATATTGAAGGCACAGGATTGGGCTTAAATATAGCTAAGCATTATACAGAGCTAATGGGAGGAACCATTGGCTATAAAAGTAGGCTAAATGTAGGTACAACGTTTTGGATTGAATTACCCATAGAGAATAGAATAATGAGATTCCCTTTTATCGAAAAACAAAAAGTAAAGTTTTTTAATGAAAAGAATATTTAG
- a CDS encoding patatin-like phospholipase family protein — translation MNIGLVLSGGGMRGAAHVGAIKALEEHNIFPTHIAGASAGAIVGGLYAHGYNCDEMLHFFKTVQLLDYKKYALNKPGFIDTNKYYDFFKKKFPEDSFSVLKKKLFITTTNITDGVLQIFNDGEIIKPMLASSAFPGLFSPVKIKEKLYIDGGVLNNFPIELIKKDCDTLIGVYLNHFETAVNSNLKHFYNVIERAINIRIAKSDEEKFTDFDIVIAPKNLTQYSLFDKKNIDAIYKIGYDNMNRTLKNNTLIIKKENLSTLQL, via the coding sequence ATGAATATAGGTTTAGTACTTTCTGGTGGTGGTATGCGTGGTGCAGCACATGTTGGTGCCATAAAAGCCCTAGAAGAGCATAACATTTTCCCAACACATATTGCAGGAGCAAGTGCTGGTGCAATAGTAGGTGGATTATATGCGCATGGATATAACTGTGATGAAATGTTACATTTTTTTAAAACCGTACAATTATTGGACTATAAAAAATATGCTCTCAACAAACCTGGCTTTATAGATACCAATAAGTATTACGACTTCTTCAAGAAAAAATTCCCAGAAGATAGTTTTAGTGTTCTTAAAAAAAAACTATTCATTACTACTACCAATATTACTGATGGCGTACTTCAAATTTTTAATGATGGTGAAATTATTAAACCCATGTTAGCCTCTTCTGCTTTTCCTGGTTTGTTTTCACCTGTAAAAATTAAGGAAAAGCTATATATAGATGGAGGTGTACTTAATAACTTTCCTATAGAACTTATAAAAAAAGATTGTGACACTTTAATTGGTGTGTATTTAAACCATTTTGAAACTGCTGTTAATAGCAATTTAAAGCACTTTTATAACGTAATTGAACGTGCTATAAACATAAGAATAGCCAAAAGTGATGAAGAAAAATTTACAGATTTTGATATCGTAATTGCTCCAAAAAACTTGACACAATATAGCTTATTCGATAAAAAAAATATTGATGCTATTTATAAAATAGGATATGATAATATGAATAGAACATTAAAAAACAACACTTTAATCATTAAAAAAGAAAACCTTTCAACATTACAACTATGA
- a CDS encoding heavy-metal-associated domain-containing protein, protein MRTTVHIQNLVCDSCAKIIANKLTELHNISDVDVNLKNKTVGFNFFTKHDFEHAKHVLEMLGYPILGHDNILSQ, encoded by the coding sequence ATGAGAACAACAGTACATATACAAAATCTTGTCTGTGATTCTTGCGCAAAAATCATAGCAAACAAACTTACAGAATTACATAATATTAGTGATGTAGATGTTAATTTAAAAAATAAAACTGTAGGCTTTAACTTTTTTACAAAACATGATTTTGAACATGCTAAACATGTCTTGGAAATGTTAGGTTATCCCATACTTGGACATGATAATATATTAAGCCAATAG
- a CDS encoding dienelactone hydrolase family protein, protein MNYKDVNIPIKNITLKGRLRLAENQKGLIVFSHGSGSSRMSSRNNYVADLLLNEGFSSLLFDLLTEAEDTIHENRFNIDLLAERLVEVTQWISKQKDMQNVPIGFFGASTGAASALKATSFLGTSIKAIVSRGGRPDLALPILDKIKSPTLLIVGGKDGVVIDLNKKAYDKLSSIKKIEIIEGATHLFSEPGKLEAVAKLTSNWFNKYLKK, encoded by the coding sequence ATGAACTATAAAGACGTAAATATCCCAATAAAAAACATAACCTTAAAGGGGCGGCTACGCCTAGCAGAAAACCAAAAAGGGCTAATTGTTTTTTCCCATGGAAGTGGTAGTAGTAGAATGAGCAGTAGAAACAATTATGTTGCAGATTTGCTTTTAAACGAAGGCTTTTCTTCGTTATTGTTTGATTTATTGACGGAAGCTGAAGACACTATTCATGAAAACAGATTTAACATCGATTTACTTGCTGAACGATTGGTAGAAGTCACACAATGGATAAGTAAACAAAAGGACATGCAAAATGTACCTATTGGTTTTTTTGGCGCAAGCACTGGAGCTGCTTCAGCATTAAAAGCTACATCTTTTTTAGGAACAAGCATAAAAGCCATTGTTTCTAGAGGTGGCAGACCAGATTTGGCTCTACCCATTTTAGATAAAATAAAAAGTCCAACTCTTTTAATTGTTGGTGGTAAGGATGGTGTTGTTATTGATTTAAACAAAAAAGCCTACGATAAACTTTCAAGCATTAAAAAAATTGAAATTATAGAAGGTGCAACCCATTTATTTTCTGAACCAGGAAAGCTTGAAGCTGTAGCAAAATTAACTTCTAATTGGTTTAATAAATATTTAAAAAAATAA
- a CDS encoding phosphoribosyltransferase family protein: MVFKDRIEAAHLLADKLETYKEKNAIILAIPRGAVPMGYVISKQLHLPLEVVLSKKIGHPLHKEFAIGAVTQKSQVLSEAASDVSKSYIEEEIKKIRTLLSKRYQDYYGNKKPQELKDKILIIVDDGIATGNTIISTIEMLHEEQPKKIVVAIPVSSQSALQKLKNTPFIDEIVCLSAPENFRAVGQFYKNFDQVDDTEVKTYLNKVAVN; encoded by the coding sequence ATGGTATTTAAAGATAGAATTGAAGCTGCTCATTTATTAGCAGACAAACTGGAAACTTACAAGGAAAAGAACGCTATAATTTTGGCTATCCCAAGAGGTGCTGTTCCTATGGGATATGTAATCTCAAAACAACTACATTTACCTTTAGAGGTCGTGCTTTCAAAAAAAATTGGACATCCATTGCATAAGGAATTTGCTATTGGTGCAGTAACTCAAAAAAGCCAAGTTTTAAGTGAAGCAGCTTCCGATGTATCTAAAAGTTATATTGAGGAAGAAATTAAAAAAATTAGAACTTTACTTTCCAAACGGTATCAGGATTATTATGGAAATAAAAAACCACAAGAACTAAAAGATAAAATCTTAATCATTGTAGATGATGGCATTGCTACTGGAAACACCATCATATCTACCATAGAAATGTTACATGAAGAACAACCAAAAAAAATTGTGGTTGCTATTCCTGTGTCTTCACAAAGTGCCCTACAAAAGTTAAAAAACACCCCTTTTATAGATGAAATTGTATGTCTTTCAGCTCCTGAAAACTTTAGAGCTGTAGGTCAATTTTATAAAAACTTTGACCAAGTTGATGATACCGAAGTTAAAACCTACTTAAACAAGGTTGCCGTAAATTAA
- a CDS encoding erythromycin esterase family protein — protein sequence MVCTEADWSDAEQINNYVRNQYKSQDWMPFLRFPEWMWKNKEVFDFMEWHKKYNAKHNNTIGFYGLDLYGLENSIDLVINYLKGIDADLAALAKVRYSCIMPYMSNPSVYGKLVKNEKLQSCEKEVLKMLFDLLKNKNKLNHSQAYFYAYQNATVVVDAERYYKAMYYGSAESWNLRDFHMFYTLKSLLSYYGKESKAVVWAHNSHIGNALATEMYARGEINIGHLCKEHFGSKSYNIGFGTHTGTVAAAKNWGEAMQVMSVNDSVAESYEHLCHKTNVTNFTLPLREAYSEKKLREFLNTPRLERAIGVVYRPKTELWSHYFKTVLPSQFDEYIWFNKTKAITPLDTKTEKTEISDLHPFGLIDK from the coding sequence ATTGTTTGTACAGAAGCAGATTGGTCTGATGCCGAACAAATTAATAATTATGTAAGAAACCAATATAAATCACAAGATTGGATGCCTTTTTTACGTTTTCCAGAATGGATGTGGAAAAACAAAGAAGTGTTCGATTTTATGGAATGGCATAAAAAATATAATGCCAAGCACAATAATACCATTGGGTTTTATGGGCTCGATTTGTATGGGTTAGAGAATTCTATCGATTTGGTTATTAATTATTTAAAAGGTATTGATGCAGATTTGGCTGCACTTGCTAAAGTCCGCTATTCTTGTATTATGCCATATATGTCGAATCCTTCTGTCTATGGAAAATTAGTGAAAAATGAAAAACTGCAGAGCTGTGAGAAAGAGGTTCTAAAAATGTTGTTTGACTTGTTGAAAAATAAAAATAAACTCAACCATTCTCAAGCCTATTTTTATGCCTACCAAAATGCTACGGTTGTGGTTGATGCAGAACGCTACTACAAAGCGATGTATTATGGTAGCGCAGAATCTTGGAACTTACGCGATTTTCACATGTTTTATACCTTAAAATCATTACTATCGTATTACGGTAAAGAGTCAAAAGCCGTTGTTTGGGCTCATAATTCTCATATTGGGAATGCTTTGGCAACAGAAATGTATGCTAGAGGTGAAATAAATATAGGTCACTTGTGTAAAGAACATTTTGGTTCAAAATCGTATAACATTGGGTTTGGAACACATACAGGCACCGTTGCAGCTGCCAAAAATTGGGGAGAAGCTATGCAAGTGATGTCTGTTAATGATTCTGTTGCAGAAAGCTATGAGCATTTGTGTCATAAAACAAACGTCACTAATTTCACCTTGCCTTTACGTGAAGCATATTCAGAAAAAAAATTGAGAGAATTTTTAAACACACCTAGGCTAGAACGTGCTATTGGTGTTGTTTATAGACCAAAAACAGAATTGTGGAGCCATTATTTTAAAACCGTATTACCGTCTCAATTTGATGAGTATATTTGGTTCAATAAAACAAAAGCCATTACCCCACTTGACACCAAAACAGAAAAAACTGAAATTTCGGATTTGCATCCCTTTGGCTTAATAGACAAATAG
- a CDS encoding pesticidal protein Cry7Aa, which produces MALITKHGIILEKTNNSFENLGVFNPAIMQEDDTVHVFYRAVRNGNFSTIGYCKLEGPLKVVERCKEPLLFPETPEEFQGIEDPRIVKIDQTYYLSYSAYDGINVFGAYATSKDLKTFERQGIITPKFTFKEYSELIKNNFEKISIVHSLFYDLFGRYKLERLMKGKIYVWDKNIIFFPKKINGKFAVFHRLFPSIQIIYFNDPSELTTEFWKTYISNLRKHIVLQPEYKHESSHIGGGCPPIETDSGWLFIYHSVESKSNKLIYHASAVLLDLQNPKKVIGRLKKPLFSPTESYEKKGEVDNVVFPTGTALFNDKLYIYYGAADSRVAVASVNINSLLNELK; this is translated from the coding sequence ATGGCATTAATTACCAAACATGGTATTATTCTCGAAAAAACAAATAACAGTTTTGAAAATCTAGGTGTTTTTAATCCTGCTATCATGCAAGAAGATGATACCGTTCATGTCTTTTATCGTGCGGTTAGAAATGGTAATTTTTCTACCATAGGCTACTGTAAATTAGAAGGCCCTTTAAAAGTCGTTGAGCGTTGTAAAGAACCTTTGCTTTTTCCGGAAACCCCAGAAGAATTCCAAGGTATCGAAGACCCTCGTATTGTTAAAATTGACCAAACATATTACCTGTCTTATTCTGCTTATGATGGGATTAATGTTTTTGGAGCCTATGCCACTTCAAAAGATTTAAAAACATTTGAACGACAAGGCATTATTACACCCAAATTCACCTTTAAAGAATATTCAGAACTTATTAAAAATAATTTTGAAAAAATAAGTATCGTTCATTCTCTTTTCTATGATTTATTTGGTCGGTACAAACTTGAACGATTAATGAAAGGAAAAATATACGTCTGGGATAAAAATATTATATTTTTTCCTAAGAAAATAAATGGAAAATTTGCAGTATTTCATAGACTCTTTCCTTCAATTCAAATTATCTATTTTAACGATCCTTCAGAGTTGACAACAGAATTTTGGAAAACTTATATTTCAAATTTAAGAAAACATATTGTATTACAACCAGAATACAAACATGAGAGCAGTCATATTGGTGGTGGTTGTCCCCCAATTGAAACTGATAGTGGATGGCTGTTTATCTACCATAGTGTAGAGAGTAAATCCAATAAATTAATATATCACGCTTCAGCTGTTTTATTGGATTTACAAAATCCTAAAAAAGTAATTGGCAGACTTAAAAAACCATTGTTTTCTCCTACTGAAAGCTATGAAAAAAAAGGTGAGGTAGATAATGTTGTATTCCCAACCGGAACGGCGCTTTTTAACGACAAGCTTTATATTTATTATGGTGCTGCTGATAGCCGGGTAGCAGTAGCATCAGTAAACATTAACTCACTATTAAACGAACTTAAATAA